TCCAACTTAACTGATCAAACACTGTTGAATAAAAACGAAAGCACAGATCAATTATACAGAGGAAAAAAACagaacttgaaaatcaattccCAGTATTTTACTTTCAACTATGCGACGCTATTGAACTGTCGACATGCACCTCGACTGAATATAATCcactgtaaaataaaaatcaaagcaTAGATTATACagaggaaaaataagaaactgaaaatcaaCTCAGTATTTGACCTTTACCTAAACGTTGCAGTGAACTTTTGGTATGACACTCGACTTATCAACTACTCTCTGCTGGTTACCCACTAATGTAGCATAAACACAAAAGGTCAGACAAATTAGACACAGGAAAAAAAGACCCACACCACGCCCAGGTAAATACCTTTACTAACAAGAGTGTAGAACTTTTGTATACTTAATTTGCTACCTAAACTCGCCAGCTACCCAAGTTAGGCAGTGCTGATGGACATACACATACACTGCAGGTTGAACAATaattcttacatttttttttgggcaagtACAATATTCGAGGGGATAGGTGTCGCCATCCCTCGAGAACTTATagttatatttcaatttcagagCATTTAAACTCTATCTGCCCAATCTGATTGATTTTCATAGAAACtgtaaaataaagtaaataacTATTCTGTAGTTGATACGGGTCAATGGACAGTTAATCATAAAGTTCCTTTTTCAGTGTTCGCTTGTGGTCATGGAGCAACAAAGCAAGATGCAGATCTTGTCACAACAATAATGTCAAGTATTGGAATCTGTGAGCAAGTACCGGAAGACCTAATAAATCCTATAACAGGACTCTCTGGTGCTGGCCCAGCTTACGTAAGTCGATCCTTTAgaagtgattttgaaatgtaTCAGCTCATATCATATTATGAATAaacttgttttatttattcgcagGTATATGTAATGATTGAGGCGTTAGCTGACGGAGCTGTTAGAATGGGAGTCCCAAGAGATTTGGCCATAAAATTTGCTGGGCAAAGTTTTTATGGTGCTTCTAAAATGCTACTGCAAACTAAAAAACATCCTGGACAACTCAAGGATGAAGTCTGTTCACCAGGTGGTATAACAATTTGTGGAGTACATGCTATTGAAAACGGAGGTGTTAGGTAAGTTTAACTGAAGAAAtggagaaattaaaatttcattcaacttcAGTTCAAATATACCGTATATTTGCTTTTTTGTCTATTATAGAGCAGCACTGATGAATGCTGTTGTAGCAGCTGTACAACGATCATCGGAATTAGACAAAAAATAGATATATGATTCGTTATGGGAAGTTATAAACTTTCTATgcaataatttatatcaaatCCTTTTGCCgaataacaagaaaaataatataaatgacAGATGTGTAGAAAACAAATTGATCGAAATTCAAAGATGATTTATAAGATTTCGTGTATCACGTTTTGTCTTGACTTCTTTATTGACAAAGTTAACTGGGAAGTAATAATTTATGGACCAGATCAAATCtgtttatacatacatattaggATCCTccttattttatactttttcgatttttcaccccAAATTAGAAATTTCTCACATTTATAGAGTTTTTGGCAAATATTTAGTCCCGAAAACTGAAACCTTTTAaagagaattttatttattcgtttatttattggGAACGAATTTGGGGGTAGTTTggtgaaaattcgaaaaagttCAAAATAAGGACCGATCTAGTACATAGATTGATCTGCAATATACTTTTCTAAACATGCCAAACTACGTCGATTTATAGGTGCATTTGATTCAAATGAAGCCAAGTCCAGATCCTTTACAGTTaaagtaatataatatttattaatctattgaaattaaatatatttacaatgaCATACAAGGTAATACAAAAGTTGagatatattttcatacatacatacacagtTCAGTTTGTTTTTGCATATTCTACGCATCGAGATGGATCCGTAGGATAATATTCCTGGCATTTAGTCATTAATCTCTTGAGTGCCTGTATATACTTACGCTGCGTCTCGTCGTTCATCACATGAGCAAcatttttggagaaaattttttcacgaccGGTACGAGCATGAATACCAACCATAGTCACACCAATTGGCCAAGGAGAGTTTCCGATAGCCATTTGAAGATATGCATCGCTTGCCTGAAATGAATAGACACAATTTGAAATTATCCATATTTTCAGCTATATTCACATTATCATTAATCATGGAGAGTCAAGTTgattcaatgataaattaggaaaaatatacgtcatTAATTCACTTTTCTAAACTAGCATGACATATTTACCAGTATGTAATTGCGCTCAAGAAGGTGTTTAACTATTTCAGTTAAACTGTCAGTAATATCTTCAGGTAGAGActtgtttttcaactttctgAGTAGGGGTTTGAGGTATTCTCGGGTTTGAGCATATGTAGCACTAGCCATTTTTCCTCTAGTGCTATTCTTTTCCATAGCAGCTCTACTGTTCAACTGATTGCCCCACATTTTTACAAGGAATTGTAAAAACTGAGTGATAACATTCATGTCGTATTCCCTGTCCCCACAATTCAGCTTGGCAGACATCTTCTGTATATCGTCATAGGTCACACCTTCGTCAGGTACGTGTACATCGCCTTTACCTTCTCCGTCTTGCGGTTTCGACGATTCGAATATTTCATCAAGGTATGCCTGGTCAACCTGTTCCATAGCTTCTTGGAAATCATTACGGAATCCCTAGGAGACAAACAAAGAGCAGTGTTAAAACAACAATAGAATAAACCAACATCAAGCATTCCCTCAGAGAATTTTACATCAACCCCCAAATCATTTACATGGCAATTTTAACTGTATCGttgatttttacttttaaCGATTAACTTTCTCATACCTTGTTTACTTCTGGTTCAAGTATTTCCCGTTTTCTTAGTCTTCTGAATGCTTCTAGCTCCGATTCACCAAATAATAATACCGGTTCTCCCCGTTCACGTAGTCGTCGTATGACTTCAG
Above is a genomic segment from Neodiprion pinetum isolate iyNeoPine1 chromosome 1, iyNeoPine1.2, whole genome shotgun sequence containing:
- the Prp18 gene encoding pre-mRNA-splicing factor 18; its protein translation is MDILKAEIMKKRKQLEESNILHNNKKYFRRGELAAKEQEEYLEKYGHKKDTVKSDVSDHSADSVANNGQEHLALSRPEVIRRLRERGEPVLLFGESELEAFRRLRKREILEPEVNKGFRNDFQEAMEQVDQAYLDEIFESSKPQDGEGKGDVHVPDEGVTYDDIQKMSAKLNCGDREYDMNVITQFLQFLVKMWGNQLNSRAAMEKNSTRGKMASATYAQTREYLKPLLRKLKNKSLPEDITDSLTEIVKHLLERNYILASDAYLQMAIGNSPWPIGVTMVGIHARTGREKIFSKNVAHVMNDETQRKYIQALKRLMTKCQEYYPTDPSRCVEYAKTN